The DNA window GGATCTTCGGGATCAGCCGACCGGTTTTGTTCGGCCATGTGATCCGCACGCCTCATGATTTTTATTACCTGATCTTCGCTTTTGCCGCGATCACGGTTTTTTTCTTTTTGAGATTGGAGAACTCCCGCTTTGGACGGGCCCTGAACTACATCCGCGAGGACGACGTGGCCGCGGAAGGCAGCGGGATCGACGCGGCGCACTACAAGCTGGTGGCCTTTGTTCTGGGCGCGTTCTGGGCCGGGATGGCCGGGACCATTTTCGCGGCCAAGATGACCATCGTCTCGCCCCAGTCCTTCACCTTCTGGGAATCCGTGGTCATGTTCACCATCGTCATCCTGGGCGGGTCCGGGAACATTCGCGGCGTGATCCTGGGCGCCTTTCTGATCGTCGGCCTGCCCGAGGTCTTTCGGGAGTTCGCCGGGGCGCGGATGCTCTTTTTCGGCGCGGCCATGATTTTGATGATGATCTTTCGGCCTAAAGGTATTCTCCCGCCGCCTCCCAGAACCTTCAATCTTGACTTTCTGTCCTCGGCCCGGGGAGGTGGGAAATGAGTCCTTCCCCTCTTTTGCGGCTGGCAAGCCTGACCAAGTCCTTCGGCGGAGTCATGGCCGTGAATCAGGTCAGTTTCGACGTGGACCACGGGGCCATCGTCGGTTTGATCGGCCCTAACGGCGCCGGCAAGACCACGGTGTTCAACCTGATCACCGGCAACTATCGACCGGACTCCGGCGAGATCCTCTTCGACGGCCGGAACATCGTGAACATGCGCACCAACCG is part of the Desulfonatronum sp. SC1 genome and encodes:
- a CDS encoding branched-chain amino acid ABC transporter permease, with product MKPATIINILVVAALLVAPYWLNAYWVDVLNSIGIYAVLALSLNIILGYAGLFHMGHAAFFAMGTYTTAILNTQFGIPVLWLMPLSGMVAGFFALLVARPIIHLRGDYLLIVTIGIVEIVRIALVNNVFGITGGSNGIFGISRPVLFGHVIRTPHDFYYLIFAFAAITVFFFLRLENSRFGRALNYIREDDVAAEGSGIDAAHYKLVAFVLGAFWAGMAGTIFAAKMTIVSPQSFTFWESVVMFTIVILGGSGNIRGVILGAFLIVGLPEVFREFAGARMLFFGAAMILMMIFRPKGILPPPPRTFNLDFLSSARGGGK